A region from the Candidatus Palauibacter australiensis genome encodes:
- a CDS encoding type II toxin-antitoxin system RelE/ParE family toxin encodes MIRSFRDRRTRRFFEGQRVAAFQGFLDQAVRRLIMLDSAETLGDLAALPSNRLEALRGDRAGQHSIRINAQWRICFRWADDGPYEVEIVDYH; translated from the coding sequence ATGATACGAAGCTTCAGGGATCGGAGAACGCGACGTTTCTTCGAAGGGCAGCGCGTTGCGGCGTTTCAAGGTTTTTTGGATCAGGCCGTGCGCCGACTCATCATGCTGGACAGCGCGGAAACGCTCGGCGACCTGGCCGCACTGCCCAGCAACCGGCTGGAAGCGCTGCGAGGCGACCGCGCCGGTCAACACAGCATCCGGATCAACGCGCAGTGGCGGATTTGCTTCCGCTGGGCCGACGACGGGCCGTACGAGGTGGAGATTGTCGATTATCACTGA
- a CDS encoding Xaa-Pro dipeptidyl-peptidase, with product MARPEASAAAVFALALFPAAVAAQAGLVIEDGQAQIVPAFADSSAWIRHELWVETEFDSDGDGRPDRVHLDVTRPAQTDGQGLRVPVIYETSPYYSGVAGIDFAHFWDLRQEVGGDAPPRDPFPATIQHIPNQPRISNSHVATWVPRGFAVVHSQSPGTGQSQGCPTVGGANESLAPKAVIDWLNGRAPGFTSVDGDEEVEAYWATGRVGMTGTSYNGTLPLAAATTGVEGLEAIIPIAPNTSYYHYYRSNGLVRSPGGYPGEDVDVLFDFIFSGFPEVRDYCLANVRDEMTARLDRVTGDYNDFWAGRDYLNHVDGVRAATLMSHAFNDWNVMPEHSHRISMALGERGVPLQIYYHQGGHGGAPPLELMNRWFTRYVVGVENGVEEDPAAWIVREGDDRAEPTPYASYPHPEADAVTLRPDGDGHWTGTLSLDEASTGTGAIVDNFAFTGDQLAATEWSSHRLLYATPELREDVHLSGVATVRVRMSADAPAANLSVWLVSLPWTESGEINDNIITKGWADPANAGAEDIASPRTGSPLAPGEFVDLEFALQPDDQVIPAGARIGLMIFSSDKFFTLHPDPGTTLTVDLGETRLALPVVGGSAALRRALGVPASD from the coding sequence GTGGCCCGCCCCGAAGCCTCCGCGGCGGCTGTTTTCGCACTCGCCCTGTTTCCGGCGGCGGTCGCCGCGCAGGCCGGGCTCGTCATCGAGGACGGCCAGGCGCAGATCGTCCCCGCCTTCGCGGATTCATCCGCCTGGATCCGGCATGAGCTGTGGGTCGAGACCGAGTTCGACTCCGACGGCGACGGCCGGCCGGACCGGGTGCACCTGGATGTGACGCGTCCGGCGCAGACCGACGGCCAGGGCCTGAGGGTGCCGGTCATCTACGAGACGAGCCCCTACTACTCGGGCGTCGCCGGTATCGACTTCGCGCACTTCTGGGACCTCCGCCAGGAGGTGGGCGGCGACGCCCCGCCGCGCGACCCGTTCCCGGCCACGATCCAGCACATCCCGAACCAGCCCCGGATCTCGAACTCGCACGTCGCGACCTGGGTGCCGCGAGGGTTCGCGGTGGTCCACTCGCAGTCGCCCGGGACGGGCCAGTCGCAAGGCTGCCCGACCGTCGGCGGCGCCAACGAATCGCTGGCGCCCAAGGCGGTCATCGACTGGCTCAACGGCCGGGCGCCGGGCTTCACGAGCGTGGACGGGGACGAGGAAGTCGAGGCCTACTGGGCGACCGGAAGGGTCGGGATGACGGGCACCTCCTACAACGGCACGCTCCCCCTGGCTGCCGCCACGACGGGCGTGGAGGGGCTGGAGGCGATCATCCCCATCGCGCCGAACACCTCCTACTACCACTACTACCGCTCCAACGGGCTGGTGCGGTCGCCGGGCGGCTATCCCGGGGAGGACGTCGACGTCCTGTTCGACTTCATCTTCAGCGGCTTCCCGGAGGTCCGCGACTACTGCCTCGCGAACGTGCGCGACGAGATGACGGCGCGGCTGGACCGCGTCACGGGCGACTACAACGACTTCTGGGCGGGCCGCGACTACCTGAACCATGTGGACGGCGTGCGGGCGGCCACCCTCATGAGCCACGCCTTCAACGACTGGAACGTCATGCCCGAGCACAGCCACCGCATCTCGATGGCGCTCGGGGAGCGGGGCGTGCCGCTGCAGATCTACTACCACCAGGGCGGGCACGGCGGGGCGCCCCCGCTCGAACTCATGAACCGGTGGTTCACCCGCTACGTGGTCGGCGTCGAGAACGGCGTGGAGGAAGACCCGGCGGCATGGATCGTGCGGGAGGGAGACGACCGCGCGGAGCCCACGCCCTACGCGAGCTATCCCCACCCCGAAGCCGACGCCGTGACTCTCCGCCCGGATGGCGACGGACACTGGACCGGCACGCTTTCCCTCGACGAGGCGAGCACCGGGACCGGTGCGATCGTCGACAACTTCGCCTTTACCGGCGACCAACTCGCCGCGACCGAGTGGTCGAGCCACCGTCTGTTGTACGCGACGCCGGAACTGCGCGAGGACGTCCACCTGTCGGGCGTGGCGACGGTCCGCGTGCGGATGTCGGCGGACGCGCCCGCGGCCAACCTGTCCGTGTGGCTGGTGTCGCTGCCGTGGACCGAGAGCGGGGAAATCAACGACAACATCATCACGAAGGGTTGGGCCGACCCCGCCAACGCGGGCGCCGAGGACATCGCCTCCCCCCGCACCGGATCACCGCTCGCACCGGGGGAGTTCGTCGACCTGGAGTTCGCGCTCCAGCCCGACGACCAGGTGATCCCGGCCGGAGCCCGCATCGGCCTCATGATCTTCTCCAGCGACAAGTTCTTCACGCTGCACCCCGACCCCGGCACGACCCTGACCGTCGACCTGGGCGAGACCCGTCTCGCGTTACCCGTCGTCGGAGGGAGCGCGGCTCTGCGCCGCGCCCTGGGCGTCCCCGCCTCCGATTAG
- a CDS encoding HigA family addiction module antitoxin, giving the protein MSAKNRMRPVHPGEILRQELDELGLSANALSKALGVPVNRVTMILNGQRGVSADTALRLARYFGTTAQFWLNLQKTWELRRAEIEAGREIAKQVTPRHAVV; this is encoded by the coding sequence ATGAGTGCGAAGAACCGCATGAGGCCAGTGCATCCCGGCGAAATCCTGCGCCAGGAGCTCGACGAGCTGGGGCTATCGGCAAACGCTCTGTCGAAAGCGCTCGGCGTGCCCGTAAATCGGGTGACAATGATCCTTAACGGCCAGCGGGGTGTGAGCGCGGACACGGCACTCCGGCTGGCGCGGTACTTCGGGACGACGGCGCAGTTCTGGCTGAACCTGCAGAAGACCTGGGAGCTTCGGCGGGCGGAGATCGAGGCTGGCCGTGAGATCGCCAAGCAAGTGACGCCCCGGCATGCGGTTGTTTAG